The Benincasa hispida cultivar B227 chromosome 11, ASM972705v1, whole genome shotgun sequence genome has a segment encoding these proteins:
- the LOC120090179 gene encoding embryonic protein DC-8-like isoform X2 produces MASSKEMKEERAEAAAGLAASDLRDISRAEEQHAAVPKTEKKATVEVVEADRPTVQDQQQRSGVIGSVLKAVQDTYEHAKEAVVGKSHEEEERGRDVKVASAEKARETTEEAGRKMDEYGSAAAEKARETKEAAGETAASAKGKMSEYGGKTRDKTGEYKDYAAEKARETKDAAARKAGEYKDYTADKTTEATESAKGKAGEYKDYAAEKAREAKDAGARKAEEYRDYTAEKVREATEAAKGKAGEYKDYAAEKANQAKEKAGEYKDYTAEKAKETKDEAARKTGEYGDYAAEKARETKDYTAEKAKEGKDTTVSKLGELKDSAADAAKRAMEYFSGKKEEAKETKDVAKEWQEKMGESEEDTRRKMEDLSLQGGGRRGSTEEAKVRLERESGGEGAVVVGLEESRPGALASTLKEADDMAGQTFNDVGRVDEEGAVRSKDRQGKM; encoded by the exons ATGGCTTCGTCGAAGGAAATGAAGGAGGAGAGAGCAGAGGCGGCGGCGGGCCTTGCTGCTTCCGATCTGAGAGACATTAGCAGAGCAGAGGAGCAGCACGCGGCGGTGCCAAAGACTGAGAAAAAAGCAACGGTGGAGGTCGTGGAGGCGGACCGGCCGACGGTGCAAGATCAGCAACAGAGGTCCGGCGTGATTGGATCAGTGCTGAAGGCGGTGCAGGACACATACGAACATGCGAAGGAAGCGGTGGTCGGAAAGAGCCACGAAGAGGAGGAGAGAGGCCGAGATGTGAAGGTCGCATCGGCGGAGAAGGCAAGAGAGACGACGGAGGAGGCTGGGAGGAAAATGGACGAGTACGGAAGTGCTGCGGCGGAAAAGGCAAGGGAGACGAAGGAAGCAGCTGGAGAGACAGCAGCGTCGGCGAAGGGGAAAATGAGCGAATATGGAGGGAAAACAAGAGATAAGACCGGCGAATATAAGGATTATGCGGCGGAGAAGGCGAGGGAGACGAAGGATGCAGCGGCGCGAAAGGCAGGGGAATACAAAGATTACACGGCGGATAAGACGACGGAGGCTACGGAATCCGCTAAAGGAAAGGCCGGTGAGTATAAGGATTATGCGGCTGAAAAGGCGAGGGAAGCAAAGGACGCGGGAGCGAGAAAAGCAGAGGAATACAGAGATTACACGGCGGAGAAGGTGAGGGAAGCGACGGAAGCGGCGAAGGGTAAGGCCGGTGAGTATAAAGATTACGCGGCAGAGAAGGCTAATCAAGCGAAAGAGAAGGCAGGGGAGTATAAGGACTATACGGCGGAAAAGGCGAAGGAGACGAAGGATGAGGCGGCAAGAAAAACAGGGGAATACGGAGACTATGCAGCGGAGAAAGCGAGGGAGACGAAGGACTACACGGCGGAGAAGGCGAAAGAAGGAAAAGACACGACGGTGAGCAAACTTGGGGAATTGAAAGATTCAGCAGCAGATGCAGCAAAGAGAGCAATGGAATATTTCTCTGGAAAGAAAGAGGAAGCAAAGGAGACTAAAGATGTCGCAAAG GAATGGCAGGAAAAGATGGGGGAATCGGAGGAGGACAcaagaagaaagatggaagaTCTAAGTCTGCAGGGAGGAGGAAGGAGGGGCAGCACAGAAGAAGCAAAAGTCAGACTCGAACGTGAAAG TGGCGGTGAGGGAGCGGTGGTGGTAGGGCTGGAGGAGTCGCGGCCGGGGGCGTTGGCCTCGACTTTGAAGGAAGCAGACGACATGGCGGGGCAGACGTTCAACGATGTCGGTCGAGTGGACGAGGAAGGAGCTGTGCGCTCTAAGGATCGTCAAGGAAAGATGTGA
- the LOC120090179 gene encoding late embryogenesis abundant protein At3g53040-like isoform X4, which yields MASSKEMKEERAEAAAGLAASDLRDISRAEEQHAAVPKTEKKATVEVVEADRPTVQDQQQRSGVIGSVLKAVQDTYEHAKEAVVGKSHEEEERGRDVKVASAEKARETTEEAGRKMDEYGSAAAEKARETKEAAGETAASAKGKMSEYGGKTRDKTGEYKDYAAEKARETKDAAARKAGEYKDYTADKTTEATESAKGKAGEYKDYAAEKAREAKDAGARKAEEYRDYTAEKVREATEAAKGKAGEYKDYAAEKANQAKEKAGEYKDYTAEKAKETKDEAARKTGEYGDYAAEKARETKDYTAEKAKEGKDTTVSKLGELKDSAADAAKRAMEYFSGKKEEAKETKDVAKEKMGESEEDTRRKMEDLSLQGGGRRGSTEEAKVRLERESGGEGAVVVGLEESRPGALASTLKEADDMAGQTFNDVGRVDEEGAVRSKDRQGKM from the exons ATGGCTTCGTCGAAGGAAATGAAGGAGGAGAGAGCAGAGGCGGCGGCGGGCCTTGCTGCTTCCGATCTGAGAGACATTAGCAGAGCAGAGGAGCAGCACGCGGCGGTGCCAAAGACTGAGAAAAAAGCAACGGTGGAGGTCGTGGAGGCGGACCGGCCGACGGTGCAAGATCAGCAACAGAGGTCCGGCGTGATTGGATCAGTGCTGAAGGCGGTGCAGGACACATACGAACATGCGAAGGAAGCGGTGGTCGGAAAGAGCCACGAAGAGGAGGAGAGAGGCCGAGATGTGAAGGTCGCATCGGCGGAGAAGGCAAGAGAGACGACGGAGGAGGCTGGGAGGAAAATGGACGAGTACGGAAGTGCTGCGGCGGAAAAGGCAAGGGAGACGAAGGAAGCAGCTGGAGAGACAGCAGCGTCGGCGAAGGGGAAAATGAGCGAATATGGAGGGAAAACAAGAGATAAGACCGGCGAATATAAGGATTATGCGGCGGAGAAGGCGAGGGAGACGAAGGATGCAGCGGCGCGAAAGGCAGGGGAATACAAAGATTACACGGCGGATAAGACGACGGAGGCTACGGAATCCGCTAAAGGAAAGGCCGGTGAGTATAAGGATTATGCGGCTGAAAAGGCGAGGGAAGCAAAGGACGCGGGAGCGAGAAAAGCAGAGGAATACAGAGATTACACGGCGGAGAAGGTGAGGGAAGCGACGGAAGCGGCGAAGGGTAAGGCCGGTGAGTATAAAGATTACGCGGCAGAGAAGGCTAATCAAGCGAAAGAGAAGGCAGGGGAGTATAAGGACTATACGGCGGAAAAGGCGAAGGAGACGAAGGATGAGGCGGCAAGAAAAACAGGGGAATACGGAGACTATGCAGCGGAGAAAGCGAGGGAGACGAAGGACTACACGGCGGAGAAGGCGAAAGAAGGAAAAGACACGACGGTGAGCAAACTTGGGGAATTGAAAGATTCAGCAGCAGATGCAGCAAAGAGAGCAATGGAATATTTCTCTGGAAAGAAAGAGGAAGCAAAGGAGACTAAAGATGTCGCAAAG GAAAAGATGGGGGAATCGGAGGAGGACAcaagaagaaagatggaagaTCTAAGTCTGCAGGGAGGAGGAAGGAGGGGCAGCACAGAAGAAGCAAAAGTCAGACTCGAACGTGAAAG TGGCGGTGAGGGAGCGGTGGTGGTAGGGCTGGAGGAGTCGCGGCCGGGGGCGTTGGCCTCGACTTTGAAGGAAGCAGACGACATGGCGGGGCAGACGTTCAACGATGTCGGTCGAGTGGACGAGGAAGGAGCTGTGCGCTCTAAGGATCGTCAAGGAAAGATGTGA
- the LOC120090179 gene encoding late embryogenesis abundant protein At3g53040-like isoform X3, producing the protein MASSKEMKEERAEAAAGLAASDLRDISRAEEQHAAVPKTEKKATVEVVEADRPTVQDQQQRSGVIGSVLKAVQDTYEHAKEAVVGKSHEEEERGRDVKVASAEKARETTEEAGRKMDEYGSAAAEKARETKEAAGETAASAKGKMSEYGGKTRDKTGEYKDYAAEKARETKDAAARKAGEYKDYTADKTTEATESAKGKAGEYKDYAAEKAREAKDAGARKAEEYRDYTAEKVREATEAAKGKAGEYKDYAAEKANQAKEKAGEYKDYTAEKAKETKDEAARKTGEYGDYAAEKARETKDYTAEKAKEGKDTTVSKLGELKDSAADAAKRAMEYFSGKKEEAKETKDVAKEKMGESEEDTRRKMEDLSLQGGGRRGSTEEAKVRLERERGSGGEGAVVVGLEESRPGALASTLKEADDMAGQTFNDVGRVDEEGAVRSKDRQGKM; encoded by the exons ATGGCTTCGTCGAAGGAAATGAAGGAGGAGAGAGCAGAGGCGGCGGCGGGCCTTGCTGCTTCCGATCTGAGAGACATTAGCAGAGCAGAGGAGCAGCACGCGGCGGTGCCAAAGACTGAGAAAAAAGCAACGGTGGAGGTCGTGGAGGCGGACCGGCCGACGGTGCAAGATCAGCAACAGAGGTCCGGCGTGATTGGATCAGTGCTGAAGGCGGTGCAGGACACATACGAACATGCGAAGGAAGCGGTGGTCGGAAAGAGCCACGAAGAGGAGGAGAGAGGCCGAGATGTGAAGGTCGCATCGGCGGAGAAGGCAAGAGAGACGACGGAGGAGGCTGGGAGGAAAATGGACGAGTACGGAAGTGCTGCGGCGGAAAAGGCAAGGGAGACGAAGGAAGCAGCTGGAGAGACAGCAGCGTCGGCGAAGGGGAAAATGAGCGAATATGGAGGGAAAACAAGAGATAAGACCGGCGAATATAAGGATTATGCGGCGGAGAAGGCGAGGGAGACGAAGGATGCAGCGGCGCGAAAGGCAGGGGAATACAAAGATTACACGGCGGATAAGACGACGGAGGCTACGGAATCCGCTAAAGGAAAGGCCGGTGAGTATAAGGATTATGCGGCTGAAAAGGCGAGGGAAGCAAAGGACGCGGGAGCGAGAAAAGCAGAGGAATACAGAGATTACACGGCGGAGAAGGTGAGGGAAGCGACGGAAGCGGCGAAGGGTAAGGCCGGTGAGTATAAAGATTACGCGGCAGAGAAGGCTAATCAAGCGAAAGAGAAGGCAGGGGAGTATAAGGACTATACGGCGGAAAAGGCGAAGGAGACGAAGGATGAGGCGGCAAGAAAAACAGGGGAATACGGAGACTATGCAGCGGAGAAAGCGAGGGAGACGAAGGACTACACGGCGGAGAAGGCGAAAGAAGGAAAAGACACGACGGTGAGCAAACTTGGGGAATTGAAAGATTCAGCAGCAGATGCAGCAAAGAGAGCAATGGAATATTTCTCTGGAAAGAAAGAGGAAGCAAAGGAGACTAAAGATGTCGCAAAG GAAAAGATGGGGGAATCGGAGGAGGACAcaagaagaaagatggaagaTCTAAGTCTGCAGGGAGGAGGAAGGAGGGGCAGCACAGAAGAAGCAAAAGTCAGACTCGAACGTGAAAG AGGCAGTGGCGGTGAGGGAGCGGTGGTGGTAGGGCTGGAGGAGTCGCGGCCGGGGGCGTTGGCCTCGACTTTGAAGGAAGCAGACGACATGGCGGGGCAGACGTTCAACGATGTCGGTCGAGTGGACGAGGAAGGAGCTGTGCGCTCTAAGGATCGTCAAGGAAAGATGTGA
- the LOC120090179 gene encoding late embryogenesis abundant protein At3g53040-like isoform X1, with translation MASSKEMKEERAEAAAGLAASDLRDISRAEEQHAAVPKTEKKATVEVVEADRPTVQDQQQRSGVIGSVLKAVQDTYEHAKEAVVGKSHEEEERGRDVKVASAEKARETTEEAGRKMDEYGSAAAEKARETKEAAGETAASAKGKMSEYGGKTRDKTGEYKDYAAEKARETKDAAARKAGEYKDYTADKTTEATESAKGKAGEYKDYAAEKAREAKDAGARKAEEYRDYTAEKVREATEAAKGKAGEYKDYAAEKANQAKEKAGEYKDYTAEKAKETKDEAARKTGEYGDYAAEKARETKDYTAEKAKEGKDTTVSKLGELKDSAADAAKRAMEYFSGKKEEAKETKDVAKEWQEKMGESEEDTRRKMEDLSLQGGGRRGSTEEAKVRLERERGSGGEGAVVVGLEESRPGALASTLKEADDMAGQTFNDVGRVDEEGAVRSKDRQGKM, from the exons ATGGCTTCGTCGAAGGAAATGAAGGAGGAGAGAGCAGAGGCGGCGGCGGGCCTTGCTGCTTCCGATCTGAGAGACATTAGCAGAGCAGAGGAGCAGCACGCGGCGGTGCCAAAGACTGAGAAAAAAGCAACGGTGGAGGTCGTGGAGGCGGACCGGCCGACGGTGCAAGATCAGCAACAGAGGTCCGGCGTGATTGGATCAGTGCTGAAGGCGGTGCAGGACACATACGAACATGCGAAGGAAGCGGTGGTCGGAAAGAGCCACGAAGAGGAGGAGAGAGGCCGAGATGTGAAGGTCGCATCGGCGGAGAAGGCAAGAGAGACGACGGAGGAGGCTGGGAGGAAAATGGACGAGTACGGAAGTGCTGCGGCGGAAAAGGCAAGGGAGACGAAGGAAGCAGCTGGAGAGACAGCAGCGTCGGCGAAGGGGAAAATGAGCGAATATGGAGGGAAAACAAGAGATAAGACCGGCGAATATAAGGATTATGCGGCGGAGAAGGCGAGGGAGACGAAGGATGCAGCGGCGCGAAAGGCAGGGGAATACAAAGATTACACGGCGGATAAGACGACGGAGGCTACGGAATCCGCTAAAGGAAAGGCCGGTGAGTATAAGGATTATGCGGCTGAAAAGGCGAGGGAAGCAAAGGACGCGGGAGCGAGAAAAGCAGAGGAATACAGAGATTACACGGCGGAGAAGGTGAGGGAAGCGACGGAAGCGGCGAAGGGTAAGGCCGGTGAGTATAAAGATTACGCGGCAGAGAAGGCTAATCAAGCGAAAGAGAAGGCAGGGGAGTATAAGGACTATACGGCGGAAAAGGCGAAGGAGACGAAGGATGAGGCGGCAAGAAAAACAGGGGAATACGGAGACTATGCAGCGGAGAAAGCGAGGGAGACGAAGGACTACACGGCGGAGAAGGCGAAAGAAGGAAAAGACACGACGGTGAGCAAACTTGGGGAATTGAAAGATTCAGCAGCAGATGCAGCAAAGAGAGCAATGGAATATTTCTCTGGAAAGAAAGAGGAAGCAAAGGAGACTAAAGATGTCGCAAAG GAATGGCAGGAAAAGATGGGGGAATCGGAGGAGGACAcaagaagaaagatggaagaTCTAAGTCTGCAGGGAGGAGGAAGGAGGGGCAGCACAGAAGAAGCAAAAGTCAGACTCGAACGTGAAAG AGGCAGTGGCGGTGAGGGAGCGGTGGTGGTAGGGCTGGAGGAGTCGCGGCCGGGGGCGTTGGCCTCGACTTTGAAGGAAGCAGACGACATGGCGGGGCAGACGTTCAACGATGTCGGTCGAGTGGACGAGGAAGGAGCTGTGCGCTCTAAGGATCGTCAAGGAAAGATGTGA
- the LOC120090776 gene encoding uncharacterized protein LOC120090776: MLTAQSRQKSYADVGHKDLEFEVGDKVFLKVAPMKEVLRFSKKGKLNLWFIGPFEILERNGLVAYRLALPPSLFAVHNIFHVSMLRMYVADSSHVVDYEPLHLNENLSYEEKSI; this comes from the coding sequence ATGTTGACGGCTCAAAGTAGGCAGAAGAGTTACGCTGATGTTGGGCATAAAGATCTAGAGTTTGAGGtaggtgataaagtatttctgaaagTGGCACCTATGAAGGAGGTGTTGAGATTTAGCAAGAAGGGTAAACTGAACCTTTGGTTCATCGGGCCATTTGAGATCCTAGAGCGGAATGGTCTTGTAGCTTACCGACTGGCCTTGCCACCATCTCTTTTTGCAGTCCACAATATTTttcatgtttccatgttgagGATGTACGTAGCAGACTCATCTCATGTTGTGGATTATGAGCCTTTGCATTTGAATGAGAACCTGAGTTACGAAGAGAAGTCTATTTAA